A single region of the Pygocentrus nattereri isolate fPygNat1 chromosome 27, fPygNat1.pri, whole genome shotgun sequence genome encodes:
- the polr3gla gene encoding RNA polymerase III subunit GL a, with protein MAGRGRGRSLFTFNVDSLGFGRGEALPASTHAPSPLYPPMQFRPVPLHTGEEVDYMLALKQELRASSKNLPFFIRAARAKKDVDRYSDKYQTGEPKNSSIEWSPDWSRLPKELCIKVQKPRKGKVRPTAKPKIKPPAGKKELIQKLETLEKKEEEHNSEDEEDEEKKKKTGEEEGESEAGEEYDEEEFEEETDYIMSYFDNGEDFGGGSDDNMDEATY; from the exons ATGGCAGGTAGAGGCCGAGGACGAAGCCTCTTTACCTTTAACGTGGACTCTCTGGGTTTTGGAAGAGGAGAAGCTTTACCCGCCAGCACCCACGCCCCCTCACCACTCTACCCT CCGATGCAGTTCAGGCCGGTTCCGCTGCACACGGGCGAGGAGGTGGACTACATGCTGGCTCTTAAACAGGAGCTCAGAGCCTCCAGCAAGAACCTGCCGTTCTTCATCCGCGCAGCCCGAGCAAAGAAAG ATGTGGACCGTTACTCCGATAAATACCAAACAGGAGAACCGAAGAACAGCAGCATAGAATGGAGCCCAG ATTGGAGTCGGCTGCCGAAAGAGTTATGCATCAAGGTGCAGAAGCCCCGCAAAGGAA AGGTCAGGCCAACAGCGAAGCCTAAAATAAAACCTCCTGCTGGTAAAAAAGAACTCATCCAAAAACTAGAG ACCCTGgaaaagaaggaggaggaaCACAATTCTGAggatgaagaagatgaagagaaaaagaagaaaacaggagaggaagaaggagagtCTGAAGCAGgggaagaatatgatgaagaaGAATTTGAGGAG GAGACAGACTACATCATGTCTTACTTTGACAATGGTGAAGACTTTGGAGGAGGTAGTGATGACAATATGGATGAAGCCACCTACTGA